atcgtttgggccattgagtgagcaatcttttgaatcagggcttgaaacttggcatgaggatgctTTGAATCTtatgagagaccatggaatccatttaaggtatcagaagttcaaattccttgattaaatcagaaaccctaatttggatcTTGTGCTTAGGAGAAGAGTGAGCTTGTACTGTCTTGAGCAATTGCAAGTTAGGTGAGTAAAAACAtcttgggcaaattttggggtatgacatcttgATTCGAAGAACTACGACAAATGGGCGAAACAAATGAAGGTTCTGTTTGGTTATCAAGAGGTTCTTGAGACCGTCATCAATGGAGTTAGACCGTTAGTGGCAGATGCTACCAATGCTCGTAGGGTTACACacaaggaagaaaagaagaaggatTACAAATCTCTATTCTTGATTCATTCGTGTGTTGATAACgacaattttgagaaggttggtgATTGTGAATCCGCAAAACAAGCATGGGAAATCTTAGAGAAAGCGTATGCCGGTGCCGTCAAAGCGAAGGTGGTAAGGTTACAAACTTACAAATGTCAATTCGAGTTAACGCAAATGGAGGACAAAGAAACTGTCAACGATTACATCACACGCATTACCCGGTTAGTCAACCAAATCAAGTCATGTGGCGAAACGATCCTTGAGCAGAATGTTGTATCGAAAGTGTTGCGTTCGTTAACATCACGTTTCGATAACATTGTTGTGGCTATTGAGGAGTCAAAGGATCTAAAAAATTTGAGCAAATATGAGTTTCAAAGTTCGTTAGAGGCGCATGAACAAAGGATGGATTAGAGAAGTGCCGACAAAGCCAAAGCGTAGATCGCTTTGCAAGCGCGTTTACatgagaagaacaagagatcgaAAGGGAAGTGGACTTCTAAAATTAAGAAGAATTTTGGTGGAAAAGATCCACAAAATTCAAAGGGTGAAGGAAGCTCCAAAGAGGGTAATCAAAGCGCCCACAAACCGTTTGACAAAAGTTCTGTGAAGTGTTATAATTGTCAAAAGCTTGGGCTTTTTGTGAAAGATTGTCGCTCAAAACGCAAGGAAAAGGATGCGGGTGAGGCTAAGGTTGCTAGGGAAGAGGTAGATGATGAAGATACCCTTCTTGTGATGATTACGGAAGAGAATTATGGCATTGTTGATGTTTCGAGCAGCAGCTACTGTAGTGATAGTCTGCGGGACAGCAGTTGTACAGTTTCTGAAAGTGGTGGAAAAATGCTTTTGGATCAAAATGCATTACTTACCATGCGTGATGGAGTTCAAAGTAAAGATGAGTGGTACTTGGATTCCGGTTGTTCAACACATATGACGGTTCGAAAGGATTGGTTTGTGCAAATCAATCAAGCGGCAAAGAGTAAAGTAAAGTTTGTTGACGACAGTACGACACCACTTTAAGAGCCGAAGGGGTAGGAGATGTTTTGATCGGAAGAAAGAATGGTGGACATTCTAGGATCAAAGATGTCTTGTACAGATCGGGAATTAAGTGTAATATTTTAAGCATTGACCAATTACTTGAAAGAGGTTACTTAATTCGGTTGGAGAACAAGATGTTACGCGTTTTAGATTCAAATGGTGTGTTGATTCTAAAAGCGCTGATGGCCGCCAATAGAACTTTTAAGGTTGAGTTAAAGGTTATGGAGCATCGTTGTTTAGCTACCGCGGCAAGTAGAGATGAGTGGTTATGGCATTACCGTCTTGGTCACCTTAATTTTAGGGATCTCAAAATGTTGCAACAAAGTGAAATGGTAACAGGGCTGCCACATATTAGTGTTTCGacagaattgtgtgaggaatgtgtCACGAGTAAGCAACACAAGAATGTGTTTAGCAAGGATGCGGTTCGAAGAACCAAAGGCTTACTTGAGGTGGTGTATTCTGATGTTTGTGGACCGATGCAAGTAGAGACTTATGGTGGCAATCGATATTTTGTTACATTTATTGACGAATTTAGTAAGAAGCTTTGGACATATCTTATCAAGAGGAAGGATGAGGTATTTGGAGTGTTCAAGAGTTTCAAATCCATGGTGGAGCGTCAAAGCGGTCGGaagctcaaaattctcaaaacggatggtggaggtgaataTACGTCTAGTGAGTTTGGGAAGTTTGGTGATCTTGAGGGTAttatgcatgaggtggtgccTCCATATAcgcctcaacaaaacggagttgcCGAGAGGAAAAATCGTACAATAATGAACATGGTGCATAGTATGCTTTGTGGGAAGAAGTTGCCTAAGGAATTGTGGGGTGAGGCCGTGTCTACAGCCACCTACTTGTTGAATAGGTGTCCTACTAAGAAGCTGGAGAAGATTACACCAGAAGAGGTTTGGAGTGGTTTCAAACCGAGTGTGAATCATTTGCGCATTTTTGGATCGATTGCATATCGTCATGTACCGAATTAACTTAGAAAGAAGTTGGATGATAAATGTGAGAAATTGATATTTGTTGGATATCACTCTACGAGAGGTTACAAGATATTTGATGAGAGGAATCAGAAAATCGTGATAACCCAGGATGTGCAGTTTGATGAAATAAAAACTGCTGAAATAGTAGGTGAACAACAGCAGCAGTTTGTTGCTAATCGGTTACACCCTGATGAACAGCAGCAGTTTGTTGATTTGTTTGATCCGGAGAATTTTGATGCTGTTGTACCTGCACCTAATGAAGTAGAAAATGATGTTGTGAATAATGGTAGACCAGTGAGGCAAAGAGCCTTGCCTCATAGACTCCGAGACTGTGAGAGGTTCCAAGATAATGAAGTGAATAATGATGGTGATTTTGTTCATTTCACACTTATAACCGAATACGTACCGGTAAATGAGAAGGAAGCCTTAAGTGATCCTAAATGGATATGTGCAATGAAAGAGGAGCTGGAATCTATTGAAAAAAAATGGTACTTGGGAGTTGGTCGATTTACCACATGGAAAGAAACCGATTGGTGTGCGATGGGTCTATAAAGTCAAAACAAATCCTAAAGGTGAAGTAATCAAGTACAAAGCTCGATTAGTTGCTAAAGGGTTCTTGCAACGTGATGAGATAGACTACGAGGAGGTATTCGCACTGGTGGCTAGATTGGAGACTATTCGTTTGGTTGTTGGAATTGCGCATAGCAACAATTGGGTGATTTACCAAATGGATGTGAAATCTGCGTTTTTGAATGGTCCTCTTGATGAGGAGGTTTATGTGGGGAAGCCACCCGGTTTCGTGAtcaaaaatcaagagaagaagTACTACAAGCTACACAAGGCgttgtatggtttgaaacaagctccgagagcttggaACAAACGTATAGACGGCTTTCTTATTGACACTGATTTCAAACAGTGTGTATCCGAACATGGTGTTTATGTGAGATCGGATACTATTGATGGTGTTATTATACTTTGCTTGTATGTTGATGATCTCTTGATTACGGGCAGCAATGACAAGAGTATTTCAAGGTTCAAAGCGGAGCTCATGAGTGAGTTTGAGATGACGGACCTTGGTGTCATGAGATACTTTCTTGGCATAGAGTTTAACAAGTCAAAAGTGGGGCTGCTTATGCATCAAAGAAGGTATGCTCTAGATATCTTGAAAAGGTGTGAAATGGAACATTGTAATGCTTCTAATAAACCTTGTGAGGCTAGAGTTCAGCTGTCCAAAAGTGATGATGAGGACGATTTGGATCCAACACTTTACCGGAGTTTGATTGGATCGTTACGGTATTTGTGCAATACTCGACCGAATTTGGCttttagtgtcggtattgcgagTAAATTCATGGAGAGACTTAAGGTGTCTCACTTGGCGGCGGTCAAGAGAATCCTTAGATATGTGAAAGGTACTCTTGGTTGTGGTATTTTGTTTCTCACATCGGATATGGGTCACAAATGTACTTTACTTGGCTACACCGATTCTAATTGGTGCGGAGATAAAGATGATCGGAAATCTACGGCGAGTTACATCTTTATGTTCGGTAGTACACCAAtctcatggtgttcgaagaaggAACCGATTGTAGCACTCTCTTCTTGTGAGGCCGAGTACATTGCGGTATCATTAAGTGCTTGCCAAGCTATGTGGTTAGTGAATCTTATGAAGGAATTGGGATGTGGTGATGATGATGCCACCACACTGTTTGTGGATAATGTTTCCGCGATAAATCTTGCGAAGAATCCGATTGCACACGGAaggagcaagcatattgagatgcGGTTTCATTACTTGAGAGGATTGGTTGGTGATGGAAAGCTTAGATTGAGCTATTGCCGAAGCGAGGACCAAGTTGTAGATTTGTTGACCAAGGGTGTGACAAATGAAGTGTTCAAGAGACTGTTGAAGAGCTTGAGCATGATGAACTTGGAGCAACTAAAGTGAGGTGGTGTGTTGTGAGCTATTAAAAATCTGATTCTTTGAAAGTTCAGCAAGTTGTTGCTAATCAGTTACAGCTGTTAGTTTTCAAAAATAACAGAATTTAACAGCATAGCACTTTAGTTGGTTTTGTCATTAGTTGTCCTTATTTTGCAGGTTTATGGGCTCACGTTACCAGATGCCTAAAAGTGCACGCGGTGCTCCCGAATGAGTGGTGGGAACACTTCGAGCAATTCGGAGCCCTTATAGGAGGTGGTAGAAGATCAGTTAATCGCGTTAGAATCATATGGTTTGCTTGCATCTGAAGTATATGGAAAGCTCGAAATACTAGCATATTCAAGAACAAGAATACACCGGTGGAGCAATTACTTGAAGTCGTCCAGAGACTCTCCTGGAATTGGTTGTATACCAAAAATAAATCAGTAGCTTGTAACTTGTCCCAGTGGTTCTTAAATCCAAGGCTATTCCTCGACTAGGCGCTGTGTCTTTATTTTCCTTCTGCAGGGATATTGTTGCCAGAATTTAGCTGTGATTAATCTAGTGGAAGACTCGGAAACATTAGCAAAGGCAGTATCGTCTCGGGCAGCTTGGACACCGTTTAACAAATTAATGTTGCTGCCCCGCTGTGATCATGTCTGTTCTGAACTTAACAATTATGTTGCTGTCCTGCTGTGATCATGTCTGTTCTGAACCGGTTAATGCCGATAATGCTTCTGCGTGCCTGGTTTGGGATTTCTAGTATTTAATATCCAAGCTGGAAGCTTTAGGGTGAGATTGTAGTGCTCTCTCGTGTGCATCCGGGAGTGAAGTTACTGCAATCTGTTTATTAGGTGTTTTTTGGTGAAGATTGGTGTTGAATTATATCTATTGAGCTGGTGTGTTTGAGGTGTAATTTGTAACAGAAATGTTGTACTGATGTAATCTTAGCATGTCTCATGCTAGAGCTTTATTATTGAATATATCCCTTTTTGCTTctccaaaaaaaatattactCTCTACCAtaattctctctctctcaattCATCTTCTTTCAAATTTCTTTTCACCACTGTTACTACCTTCAAAATTCTGgctttatgttttatgttgttccAACAAAATATAGTTGGATGATAATGTTAGGGAGAAGTTATATATATAGGTTAAGCTTGTgccaaatattaaataaataaatatattacattaattataaaaatattttattttttatatcttctagaaatacaaataaaatagggtttaatgtatatgcactgacagtgtaaaataattttacactgtcatccaatagaaaatcacaaatctgccatgtcattaaaagttttttaaaataaaagagagttttaattagatacatggttgtgattggttgacagcgtaaaactattttacactctcagtgcatcacccattttctcaatAAAATATCCGTAAAGTTAattttgtaaaagaaaaggaagcaTCGAAAAAAACTATTTCATTTCTCTCTTAAAAATATGATAGTAACTTTTGTGACTTTTTCTCTATGGTAATCATCATTTTCTCTCATCTGTTATCTctagtcaaaatgaattaaagtTATCCAAGTTACTAAACAATAAAGTCATTAAATTGCAGCATAACTTATCAGTATTAAGGGGCTGCCAGAAATGAAGAGTTGGACAGAAAACTGATTGTTGCATTATTTGTAGCCGGGGGGTGTGTTAAAATGGCAATGCTCAACCTAGCGGCATTTCTTAGGTTCATTACAAATCTTTTAGGTTTCAACAGCATTATTAAGTTCATTATCAAGTCAGCCGCATCCCTGCACCTGCCTAGGACGACTCCGTCACCAGTGGTCCTCCCCGACGATCTCATTACCGAGGTATTTTCCTTTCTACCCGTCAAATCGCTTCTTCGATTCAGATGTCTTAGTAAGTATTGGAAGACACTTATTTCCCGTCCCGATTTTGTGAAATTGCATCTTAAGAGATCAGCGACACGAAATCCTCTCTTCACACTAATCACGTATCGTATAAGACATGTCCCCGAAGATTCCTTATATGGTAGTGACGAGGAATGTGAGCACAGTGTTGTTCCATACCCTATACGCAGTTTACTCGACAACCCTTCATTTACCCTTTTTGACGATCCTTACtatcatgtgagagacaaaggaTGCTCGAATATAGTTGGTTCATGCAATGGACTAATTCTTTTGGCGGGATGCTGTCTTGATAGTTGGGGCGGCAATCGGCATGATAGCTACTGGCTCCGTGTTTGGAATCCAGCCACCAGGACAACATCTCAAACTTTTGGGTATTTTAATGATTTTAGTAATTCTCCACCTCAAGGTTTTGGTTTTGCATTTGGTTGTGATAATTCAACAGGTACTTATAAAGTTGTGGCGTCTCGTGTTTGTTGTTATGAATGGAAGACCGAGGTGAGAGTTCTTAGTTTGGGTAGCGATGTTTGGAGAAATATTGAAAGTTTTCCTGTCATTCCTCTTAATTTGGACTTTGGCTGTCTTAGTATATATGGTAGCGTGTATTTGTGTGGCACTCTTAATTGGATGGCTATTAATCATATTAATCATATGGACAGTTACTTTGGGTATTCTCATTACCATAAGGATATTACAGTTGAACAGTTTGTTATTGTTTCTCTTGATTTGGGGACAGAGACATACAAGCTGTATCCAATGCCACATGGTTTTGATGAAGTACCACCTAGAGAACCAACGATTGGTGTGTTAGGGAGCTGTCTTTGTTTTTCTTATTCTTATAAAGAAACTGATTTTGTTATATGGAAGATGAAGAAATTTGGGGTTGAAGATTCTTGGTTTCAATTCCTTAAAATTACTTATCAGCAACTTCAAATAGATCATGACTTTAGTGTTGATTGGAGAAAGAATTATTTTGAATTGGTGCCGTTGCTTCTATCTGAAGATGGTGATACACTAGTACTTAAAAGCAATGAAGAAAACCAAGCAATTCTCTATAATTGGAGACATAAAAGAGTAGAGCGGACAAAAGTTATTATAAGTAGAACTATTACCGATAATAGCACTAGCGATCATGTATGTTGGAAGGATGCCAAGGATTACGTTGAAAGTTTAGTTTCAATTTTCTGAAAGTAAGCTTCTCTTCCATGGTTTACTACTTGTTGGAATTTATGTTCATTTGTATAAGTGGTTTTCATAATAATCGACCATGTGAATATTCTTTTTATTGACTTCTTAGGTTAATTGTATATTGACCATGTGGCTTATATTGAGAACATTTATATGGGTTGTACTTTGTATATAACTATATGAACATGTTGGGATAGTTGTTTCCACATATTTTGCTTGCACGGTATAAAACCATTGTGGACAGATTTAAAATTATCTCCTTTTAGAGATAAGAAAGCACACATTTTTCTGCTGATATATATCGACCAACAACATTATCATCTACCAACAACTTCGCATGAGTGGACTGGACACCACTAGATTATCTTGCtagatttctttaatatgaaatACAAACTATTAGATTTTTTTCCCACTGGAAAAGTTCATTTTGCTTCTCTTGATTCAGATAAAAGATTTTATTTGAGCACGTTTCTTAATTACGTCAAAGGTTAGTCATGGAAAACTGAAAGTTATTTTAGAAAATTGTTCACAATATTAATGGTTTCAAGCTAGTAGAGAAAAAAAATGGATTAGTCATTAGAGCTTTTTATCTATAGAGGATACTTAAAGCAAAATGGTTTTAACGGGTAGTATAAAGGATACTGAAATCTCAACGACTGAAttttaacccaaaaaaaaaatttggCAAATTGAAATTCAGCAAAATGCAAATATGAGAATTCAATGCCACAACATCCATTATTCTAAAAAGAACACATGAGTTCAAACAAGTAAATCATAAGAGAGAACTTACTTTTAATAAATTGAAACTAAACTTTCAACATAATTAACAGGGTcccaaaattcaaaatcttttgttGTTGCAGTAACTTTTATTTGCTTTACTCTATTATCCCTCCAATTATAGAGAATTGCTTCAAAGTTTTGAGAGCTCCTAAGCATAAGTGTATCACAATCTTCGAAAAGAAGCAACGGTATCAATTGAAAATGATATTTCATATAGCCACTCAAGTCATAATCTATTTGAAGATTTTGATAACTAACTTTAAGAAATTGACTCCAAGAATCTTTAACTCCAAATTTCTTCAGCCATATAACAAAATCAGTTTCCTTATAAGAATAAGAAAAACACAGGCAACCCCCTAAAACACTAATGATTGGTTGAGCTGACGGCACTTCGTCAAAATCAAGGGGCAAAAGATATTGATTATACATCTCAGTCCTCAAATCAAGAGAAACAATAACAAAATCTTCAACGGTGATAGTCTTATTAATTGTGATAGTCTTATTGATCCAACTATGGTAGTCAATGTTGTTGCGAATAGCCAACCAGTTAACAGCACCACTAACATACACACCATCATCCATATTATAGTTATTGGGGTAAAAATGAAGAGGAACAACCGGAAAACTTTCAATGCTTCTCCAAACATCATCACCGAAACTAAGAACTCTCACATTAGATTTCAGTTGATTACCAATGTAACCGGACGCCACCACCACTTTATAAGTGTCTGTTGAATCATCAAATCCAAGTCCAAAGGTGAAACTTTGATATTGAATAGCACAAAAATATCCAAACTTTTTAGATATTGTCTTGGTGGCTGGATTCCACAATTGAAACCAGTACTTTTTATGGGGACCGGTGAAGATAACACTGGCCAAAAGAAACAATCCATTACAGGATGCAAATACATTAGAGCACTCTTTGTTTTCCACATCATAGTAAGGATCGTCAAAAAGGGTGATTGAGGAATTATCGAGTAAACTACGAGTAGGATATGGAAAAACGCTGAAATTCTCTTCATATTCATCGTCATTACCGTCGGGAGACTCGCCAGGAGTAATCTTCAAGCGATCCAAGATTATTGCAAACATCGGAATTTGTGTTGCTGATCTCTTGAGGTGCAATTTGATGAAGGCGGAATCGGAGATGAGAGTTTTCCAAGAGTTACAGACACACTTaaattgaagaagagattttACGGGAAGAATGGAAAGTATTTCGGCGATGAGTTCATCGGGAAGCACGATCGGCGACCGAATCATCGTAGAATGATGCAGTGATGTGGTTGATTTTTTGCACTCAACCCAGCGCCGTATAGCAGGAAGTACTGAAGAAACCTGCTAATATAAATAAGGGCCTaggtttttaaaaactattttaagaaaggaaataaaagtgatatttgtttgcgttttttttttcaaagttatTTTAAGTGATTGTATCAACAATTTTAATCACGGATTTGAATCTAGCCCGCTCGTACTTAATCTActccatattattattttttttagttttggtccCGTATTTTAAAATCCtgaattttagtccctttattttaatttttttgaggattttggtccccttgtAAATTCGAATGCAATTTTTCATGAAATGAAACTCGCATTGATGACATGTttaacataaatcttaaataaaattagttttttttgaaCATCTCACTGCTGAATTGACATTGATACATCATCAATATGagcgtcatttcatttaaaattatcttCGAATTTGTAGGGGGACCAAAACCCTCAAAATTGCatgggaccaaaattgcaattaagcctatattttttttaggatataaccaaaaatttaaaaaaaaaattattgaatttatttttataattattagaaaaaattagaaatttttgATGTCTAAAATAAAACACATCAAATAAGAGTTAAAACTAAAATTTGGTTGgattagaaaaatataaaatgtagATTTAACAATTAAGGCGGCATTAATATGGTCaagttttatttattctttaaaaactatttttaaagaaaaactctAACCCCACTCCTTGGTTCTCTTATGCATTATGCGTGTTGTCAAAAATGTCTCATGCTTTTGTAGATGAATCTCTGTAAAAATGATTGGATATTTTTAGAAACATCGTTTTGAGACAATTTAGGTATTTTTGAATGTGTAAAACGTACGATCAAGCAGCCAAAATGGTGTTTTTTAAGCCTCTTGAACACTGAAAAACGTCATTGTCGCGTCCTTGGAGTTTCAGTACGTTCTGTAAGCATCTATGAAAAAAATGAAACATTAGGTAGTTTCATAGATGCAACTACAGAACAAACCCGGTTTTTTGAAATGTAAGcttgttccgtagatacatctacgaaagatTTTCGTATTTGTACGTACGGAAgtaaatttgttttttcttttcttttttataactaaattgtatctaactcgattttatttgtaaTACAATGCAGACATTATGACCGACCATCCAGATCGCATTATATCTGGGAGGATATCACAACATGCCTATGTGCGACATGCACGAATGCAGGTCTTGTCATAAGTGATAGATGGATCCGTCGTTCCAGCAGATGCACCTAATACCCCCGTTCCAACAGATGTACATGTTACATCTGTTCTAGCAGAGGGGCCTTACACATCTACTCTCTCATCTCGGAGGCCTCGGGATGATGGTGAGGGTTCCTCGCAGATGCCCTCTGCCCGCAGAAGGATGCTAGATCTCTGGTGCCACCTCCTGAGCCGTACGAGGAGACTGGTGCGACTGAGGTGCCTGTCGTTTACCCAGGGGGTCCTTCAGATTTATCCCTGTTGACAGGGTATGCAGATCATTCAGCCAACCATATCTGGGACGAAGATGTAAAACTTCTTAAAAttattacttattactttttGTCCTCAGTTTctgattaattatttataactttgCTTATTATTAACAgcgttttttttttggaaaattttagGATAGGGATCCTCAGAAGTTCTACAACCACGGCCGGAAGATTGCATCTCTCGTGCAGCCTACCGAGCCATGGTTCCAGGATGTCCTcgctgtaacaccccttttttaaCCCCCAAACAATAGCATACGTTCACATAGTAAtataacatgcatataataaaaGGGCATCATAAGTTTTTTCCATAATaatgaaaatcaaagaaaaacgtACAAACACGCACCTGATCATATTtataacacaatttgaaaactTCATGTTTCATCAATATGCATATTGCAACAGAAAATAAATTCTCAAGCATTTCAAGGATCATATCTCATACTATAATCAACTACCAAAATCATAATAACATTATCATCTCATTAAATGTCATATGAATCCTACAATAGGCAACATAGCCATCAACATAATATATCCAAAATACCATGTCGAAtacaataaagataacaataatcCAACATCCAAAACATGAGCTCAAATACCCCATAGTGTTACATGATCAAAGCATTGACTCGCTACCtaaatcaaaatgaaataaacgataagctcctcggctaaatcctcatgCAAGTACACTACTCGTTGGAACATGCACGATGTCGCatagaacatcattcaaacagaagggtgagaattcacatcataattAATACATATAATATGTACAATGAATAAAGTATTATTACAATACaacaattcatcacacttcacaaTTAATGAGTTCTACAATTATTGCGCACAACACAATCTCCAATTATCACATAAGCACACATTAATCCAAATATCACATAGTAAACTCAATGTGACTCCAAATATAAGTAAtgtgactcatgcatgtggtaccatgtgagtaTCAAGCTCACCGCTCCCGATTCCATACTCAAGAATCAGAACCACGCTTCCAATCCGAACAAGACCAAAGCCCTCGAAATATGAACAAAgaatcaaaaatcacaaaattacATAGCAGGATGCGCTACGCGCCCACTTAGGTGCTACGCACGCCTTCTACCGTGCGACGCGTGCTCTGCGTATTTGGAGAAAAACTAGATTT
The Vicia villosa cultivar HV-30 ecotype Madison, WI linkage group LG6, Vvil1.0, whole genome shotgun sequence genome window above contains:
- the LOC131612132 gene encoding F-box/kelch-repeat protein At3g23880-like codes for the protein MAMLNLAAFLRFITNLLGFNSIIKFIIKSAASLHLPRTTPSPVVLPDDLITEVFSFLPVKSLLRFRCLSKYWKTLISRPDFVKLHLKRSATRNPLFTLITYRIRHVPEDSLYGSDEECEHSVVPYPIRSLLDNPSFTLFDDPYYHVRDKGCSNIVGSCNGLILLAGCCLDSWGGNRHDSYWLRVWNPATRTTSQTFGYFNDFSNSPPQGFGFAFGCDNSTGTYKVVASRVCCYEWKTEVRVLSLGSDVWRNIESFPVIPLNLDFGCLSIYGSVYLCGTLNWMAINHINHMDSYFGYSHYHKDITVEQFVIVSLDLGTETYKLYPMPHGFDEVPPREPTIGVLGSCLCFSYSYKETDFVIWKMKKFGVEDSWFQFLKITYQQLQIDHDFSVDWRKNYFELVPLLLSEDGDTLVLKSNEENQAILYNWRHKRVERTKVIISRTITDNSTSDHVCWKDAKDYVESLVSIF
- the LOC131614389 gene encoding F-box/kelch-repeat protein At3g23880-like, with translation MIRSPIVLPDELIAEILSILPVKSLLQFKCVCNSWKTLISDSAFIKLHLKRSATQIPMFAIILDRLKITPGESPDGNDDEYEENFSVFPYPTRSLLDNSSITLFDDPYYDVENKECSNVFASCNGLFLLASVIFTGPHKKYWFQLWNPATKTISKKFGYFCAIQYQSFTFGLGFDDSTDTYKVVVASGYIGNQLKSNVRVLSFGDDVWRSIESFPVVPLHFYPNNYNMDDGVYVSGAVNWLAIRNNIDYHSWINKTITINKTITVEDFVIVSLDLRTEMYNQYLLPLDFDEVPSAQPIISVLGGCLCFSYSYKETDFVIWLKKFGVKDSWSQFLKVSYQNLQIDYDLSGYMKYHFQLIPLLLFEDCDTLMLRSSQNFEAILYNWRDNRVKQIKVTATTKDFEFWDPVNYVESLVSIY